The Desmodus rotundus isolate HL8 chromosome 3, HLdesRot8A.1, whole genome shotgun sequence genome includes a region encoding these proteins:
- the SLFNL1 gene encoding schlafen-like protein 1, which yields MESPGKQLRQEVPAEESLPTHSGLERAPSTHILYVGHLNPQFSVPVLTCLLRDTLERLEVPVAREHIEVVRRPRKAHALVRVATHADTLASLPWRLQRALEKHQIIKELVARGKELVLGVGPQPVDHREQEDSGPSRGPSPGPNPGPRRSPGSGLPWARSTNTPPAQAPGWPSSQYRPRGTRSDSAIMHQEIQGQERLFQGAFLGSETRNVEFKRGGGEYLSQAFKHHLRRYACAFLNGEGGSLLVGVDDSGLVRGVHCSHREEDRMRLLVDSILQGFKPQVFPDAYALTFIPVVSTNASSTPLKVIRLSVHAPKAQAEPRLYETDQGEVFLRRDGSVQGPLTVHDIQEWCRQKWAAEQSKLEERVKALTVEKEQLQQQLQQHGPVSCTCCVL from the exons ATGGAGTCCCCAGGCAAGCAGCTCCGGCAGGAGGTCCCTGCAGAGGAGTCCCTGCCTACACACTCAGGCCTGGAGCGGGCTCCCAGCACACATATTCTCTACGTGGGCCACCTGAACCCCCAGTTCTCGGTGCCAGTGCTCACCTGCCTGCTCCGAGACACCCTGGAGCGGCTGGAGGTGCCGGTGGCACGGGAGCACATCGAGGTGGTGAGGCGGCCGCGGAAGGCCCACGCCCTGGTGCGAGTGGCCACCCACGCGGAcaccctggcctccctcccctggcGCCTGCAAAGAGCCTTGGAGAAGCACCAGATCATCAAGGAGCTGGTGGCCCGTGGGAAGGAGCTGGTGTTGGGAGTGGGTCCCCAGCCGGTAGACCACAGAGAG CAGGAAGACAGCGGCCCCAGCCGtggccccagcccgggccccaacCCCGGCCCCAGGCGGAGCCCGGGCTCCGGCCTCCCATGGGCCAGGAGCACCAACACCCcgcctgcccaggccccagggtgGCCTAGCTCCCAGTACCGACCCAGGGGCACGCGCTCGGACAGCGCCATCATGCACCAGGAGATCCAGGGACAGGAGCGGCTTTTCCAGGGCGCCTTCCTGGGCAGCGAGACACGCAATGTGGAGTTCAAGAGGGGCGGCGGCGAGTACCTGAGCCAGGCCTTCAAGCACCACCTGCGGCGCTATGCATGTGCCTTCCTCAACGGGGAGGGTGGCAGCCTACTGGTGGGCGTCGATGACAGCGGGCTGGTGCGGGGTGTCCACTGCAGCCACCGTGAAGAGGACCGCATGCGTCTGCTGGTGGACTCCATCCTGCAGGGCTTCAAGCCCCAGGTCTTCCCCGACGCCTACGCGCTCACCTTCATCCCCGTGGTCAGCACCAACGCCAGCAGCACGCCCCTCAAG GTGATCCGCCTGAGCGTGCATGCCCCCAAGGCCCAGGCAGAGCCGCGGCTCTATGAGACAGACCAGGGAGAGGTGTTCCTGCGGCGGGATGGCAGCGTCCAGGGCCCGCTGACCGTCCATGACATCCAGGAGTGGTGCAGACAG AAGTGGGCAGCGGAGCAGAGCAAGCTGGAGGAGAGGGTGAAGGCATTGACGGTGGAGAAGGAGcagctccagcagcagctgcagcagcacgGGCCCGTCTCCTGCACCTGCTGCGTCCTGTGA